A window of Phragmites australis chromosome 2, lpPhrAust1.1, whole genome shotgun sequence genomic DNA:
AAAGGGGGGCTCGGCCAGGTGGACCTAGGCTCGCAAGGGAAAAGGGGTAGCAAACCTGGGTTGGTGCAACCCAAAGGATAAGAGAAGAGGGGCTGACGGAGATTCTTGGCCGGTAAGGCAGAGGGGGAGCACTAGGCCGAGCCCGTGCGGGcaagagaggaggggagagatttttttaattttcattatttgcaaaaatacatgCTCGTTTAAATATAATGCACGTCTAGACTATATGTCGCGCTTCCAACAAAcgtcattttaaaaaaaataaagatatcgcCCTTCCAACGGGCgaaacttaaaaaataaaaaatattgtgttttgttgctctcaaaattcaaaatactatagaaataatcatgaaaaattatgaaaaagaaatatgtggtagaggatgctataatctacctctctaaaaaaatttgaactcaaaaaattacttttacaatgagaaacaaactcaataaaatttgtctttttttgtttctcattgtacaaaatttatttttgtctaaaattttttagagctagatcatagtatcctatataacatatatttttttaggatttttcatgactattttgatagtattttgaattttaagagtaatatAACACAATGTTTTTTTAAAGGTGTCACATACCACACCTTGTTGTCGCCCTAATAATATGCGATTGTAGGctagatgtgcaatattttaaaataaatatgtatttttacaaatattaaaacataaaatgaaataaaatcggaggggagaggaggaatAGGAGAACGGGCCGGCTCGGGTAGTTGGTCCGAataggagaggagggaggcatGCATgtacctttttatttttttcctttatatatatatatatatatatatatatatatatatatatatatatatattttgcagGTATGCTCATTGTAGTTTATATTTGTGTATACCCATAAGATGTAACTAACAGTGTTTCGGTTGTAACTGGAGGATGTGCGCAGtgtgaataacaagttgtaactcacagtgttattttttcgtgttgcaattatgtatttatggacGTGAAATTATAACTGGTCTATttaacaaattgtaactcacaGCGTTAGTTTCTcgtattgcaattatgcatttctagaCGTGAAATTGTAACTGGTGTACCTAACAAGTTATAACTTATAGTGTTTCAGGTTGTAACTAGGGGATGGGTGCAatacgaataacaagttgtaattcACAGTGTTAGATTCTCATGTTGCAATTATATATTTCTAGATATGAATTTGTAACTGGtttacctaacaagttgtaactcacagtgtttcgggttgtaactgtgAGATGTGCACAGTGCGAATAACAACTGCGTATAGgtgtagaatatatatatatagagagagagctCCCTtcgtccaaaaaaaaaaaagttagacaTCTGCTCGTCTGTAACTGCAGTCACCCTGGTTCaggaaacaaaaacacaaatgCTGCTGCACAACATCACTTCCAACAGACATTCAGATGGAATAATGTACAAGAGCGGCAATAATGCTGATAATTCGAGCATTTTCTACCACTTCCATGATGTTGGTCAATTGTATCACTCGTGAGAAAGACAAAACAATAATAATGGACCAACAGCCGAAGCAAGACTCTGTCATCGCCGGCTGCACAACAGTTATTATATGCGTGCCATACTGGAGACGTCAAACTCTTGCAATATACTGCAAATAATTTGTCAGCAGCAACTGACGAGGTCCCTTTCTGTTGCAGGCCGGAGCTCTTCTTGTATTAATTATTTATCGCAAAAAAGACCGAAACTACTAgcactaaaaaaatatcattgaCACTATCAACTGACTCATTCCTGAGGCAATTGTGCATTGAATTCATCAACACAACACGCCCAGCCCATGCATGTTTGATTCCTGTATAAATGCATGTTCCATTGCAGTTGCAGACAGATCACGAAGGCAAAGTGCCCAATACTCATTAGCTGCCTGCCAAACGGTCTTTGAACTCTTCGCAAGATTAAAAATGGTGGCCGCCACAGCCGAGTTCAGCCGCGTGTTCTCTGCGTTCGACCGTGACGACGACGGCAAGATCTCGGCCGCCGAGCTGCGGTTCTGCGTGAAGGCCGCGCTTGGCGAGGACCTATCGGCCGAGGACGCCGAGGCTCTTGTGGCGTCGGCTGACACCGACGGCGACGGGGTACTGAGCCAAGAGGAGTTCCTGAAGCTGGTGCAGCTGgaaatggaggaggaggagcggtgcCGGGGACTGAAGGAGGCGTTCGGGATGTACGAGATGAAAGGCGAGGGGTGCATCACGCCGCTGAGCCTGAAGCGGATGCTGAGCAAGCTTGGCGCGCACCAGGAGATTGACGAGTGTCAGGCCATGATCTGCAGGTTTGATCTGAACGGAGATGGGGTGCTCAGCTTTGAGGAGTTCAAGATCATGATGCATGATGCATAGTAGTACGATGTATCACTGGCATGTTTGTTCAGTGTGCTAACTCAAATGTTCATTAGTTTGTGTAGTGGTATCGTGTATGCAAGAGGGGAAATTTACATGTATTGATGGATTTTTTCATATCtttctgccaaaaaaaaaggtgCATCATTGACTTACTCTGGTTGCTCTGGCAATAGAAGAACTTTTGATAGCTACAGGTGTATGACTACAGAGCATACTGGAGATGACGtagcaaagaaaaatattgaatacTAACCATAGAGCTCAAACGAAAAACGAGACAACGACACAGTAATTTTGGTGCGGACCTGGATATCTGCAtcgcagaaaaagaaaatcatacAAGTTCTATAGGGTTTTGCATCTCTACCGCACTATCAGAACAAAGTGAAAATGTATGTATAATCATCAGGATATATTCGGTTCATCTTTTTTAAAGATCAATAGGACACCTACATTTGGTCCCCCAGTTCCAACTTTATTGAAACTGAGTGTATACAAAGTTCAGCTCAAATATCTCAACAAGGTAGTCCAAAACTAACTTCGGAGAAAGAAACAGTCCAAGAGTTGCACAAACAATTACAAGTGCCACAAAAAAACACAAAGATATCTGATACTGTTGTAGGCCTCTAAATCACATCTTGGCAGGGCTCCTTCGGAATGCAGGATTGTAAAAACGCAAGAATTCTGTAGTAATTATTATTTGGATGAGTTGTAGGAAAAACGCAGGAATTGTTAGAAGAGAAATAGGGAGTGAATGGTAGGTAAATCTTCATGGTCAATCATTACTTTGCAGGTCAATTACTTATATATCGTTATTTTGCAGGTCAATCACAGGCTAATGACAAGCTTTACCTCGGGCATATGTGAAGCAGCGAGCAAAAATGAGGTCAGAGTGGATGTTGGATTTCCTGCGAAATTCCTTCAAAACCATAGGCTGTGAATAGTGTTCCTCTAAAAATGGATCGATGCGATCATGTAATCCAAAGACATGAACAGTACAAATTCCTAAGGAATGTCGAATCCTCCGTTTTTCCCTTGGAAACCCCGTATTCCAAAAGAGGCCTCAGTCTGGGCTCCTCCTTCAGCAGTTCAGCTGCAGGTGGGCTACCATGTAGTCTCCATATTGGCTACTCGATACGAGTATCACTTTCACCACTAAACTTGTCTAGTATTATACAGAACCATATTTTTTCGAAAGATAGTATTATACAGAACCATAAAGAATAACTGATGGTACTATGAAAAGCTGACCTGAGAGGTGTAGTCAGAtcaggtttcactgccggttggcaACCGTAACTAAAATAGCATCATTAAATTGTCTcaagaagacaaaaaaataaGAACATATAAGAACTTGTTTTAAAAACTGCGAGGAAGCATGGAAGACTGAAATCATTCAGAGTTGTTGTGCCATTTAAAACAGAGTCCATTTTTGGCCAAGTGGACTACTTTGACTGTCAAAAAAGAGTCTGATTGTTTCATGCCTCTGTCAACATCAGCTTCAGCAAGTTCAGTCCTTGGATGAACTGATGATGCATTTCTCATCGTTCCGATCTCAATTGCAGAAACATCTAACTTACTAGGAGATAATAGTATCCGAATTCCCAATCTATCCACCGATAATCACGTACGTACGCAGGTgctcaatcttttttttttttttgacaaattgGCAGGAGCGCAGCCTTTcaattagaaaaaagaaagcttACATGATTGCAGCACTGAATAGGTATTAAGGCTTTGCAAGACATTAGTTGTATGCTTTTATTACAAGACGGAAAACATGACTATCGAAGAAAACATGACTAATCATTTGGTTGATCTCCTTGCAGCTGCGTCTTGTTCTCGGTTTGAGCAGGTGCTCAATCTCCTCCAGCGAATTCAGCGGCGCTTTCGCGTCCTTCGACCGCGACAGCGATGGCAAGATCTCGGCGGCCGAGCTCCGGCTCTGTATGAAGGCCACGCTCGGCGAAGATCTCTCGCCCGAGGATGCCGCGGCGCTCGTGTCGTCGGTCGACACCGACGGCGACGGGATGCTGAACGAAGAAGAGTTCCTGAAGCGGGTCGACGTGGATAGcatggatgacaaggaggaggagaggtgcGGGGGACTGGAGGAAGCGTTCGGGATGTACGAGATGAAAGGCGAAGGCTGCATCACGCTGCTGAGCCTGAAGCGGATGCTGAGCAAGCTCGCCGCGCACCAGGACGTCGACGAGTGCCAGGCCATGATCTGCAGGTTCGACCTCAACGGAGACGGGGTGCTCAGCTTCGACGAGTTGAAGACTATGATGCATCACTGAAAGTGTCCTCGGGCGTCGCGGTTGGTTGTCCGTCCTGTATACGTACGAGTTGTATTGGTTTGTTCGTTTCGTTTCTGGTGTTCTGCGCATTTCGTTCAGGACAGAACTGCACTTGTTGAGTTGTTGTACTACATGTTATTGTTCCGATTGTTAACTCCGCTAAATTATAAGTGAGATttatgtttcaaaaatattaatGCCCACTATATTATCTACTTATGAAATAGTTTTACAAATTCAGCCCGATCCAATTCGTTACCAACGTTGTTGCCTCCGAGGCTGAAGTCTGAAGACTGCAGTAACAAACAGATGCAGTTGAAGGAATCAGGCAAGAGCAGCCAGGGGCTCGAATAGACTGACCGAAACGAACCCAACCACCAGCAAGGGCATTACTGTAATTGAGCAGGATAGCTGCCGTGTGGACCCGAGTGGTCAGCGGGTGTGTGGAACGGATAAGATAAATACTCTGTAACAGCTGTTGCTGTGTGTATAGATGAAGAAGAGAGCTCTCCCTTATCCTAATACCTTTGGACTCCTCTGATCCCAGCTCCAATTTGTCTGAATTCTATCTCCAATCTCTCGTAGTTCGTCGTGATTCCTGATTCCGCGGTTGTTTTTAACGCTGTGCTACCTCGGCTAGTCGAACTCCTACAGAATGGTTGGTAAGTGGAATTCGATTAGATTGTAGGTGTGCAATGGGCGCCGTCGACAGCACGGTCTCTTGCAATATTCTGATCCGTGGCCTTAGCTGCTGCATTGGAGATATCAAATGGGCATGGAACAAGACGACTGCTTTCCTAATGTGGGCACGTAGCTGGACACGATTGCATCTGGACACGGAGCTAGGGAATATCGTGTAGGCTGTGGCAAAGGTTGCCAGATTTCTGTTGCTGCCTTCTGACATTGCTTCCTGTAGAGGGTATCACTGTCCTACACACGGAACATGGCTAGCAGTCTGACAAATATATGTAACAGAAGTACTCTAAATCGCAGGGAGACCGATCAGCTTCGTGCATTTCAAGAATGGAACAAGATATACTCAAGCCAGGCAAGGTATGCTGAACTATTTTTGTCAGATTCATTCTTGTTTACATCGGAGCACCGATGAGTGCAAGtgcgtcttttttttttatcgtcAAATCGCTAACACGGCCAATCATTCTCTTTCGAAATGTTTGTAATTCTTTTGAGCCTCAGAAGATAAATAGGCTGATGTGGAAAAGAGAGTTTCTGCTTGATGTGGCCTTCGCATTTCGATTCTATGTAATATAACACATGAATGGCAGTGTTGATGTTTGTTTTGATTTAACAGTTGGAGATCAGAGTCAGACCCATAAGGGTGACAAAGCTGAACCAAAAGGCCCAAAGCCTAGTGATGCAAAAAAGCTTATTCAGTTCATGGAGAATCACTATGAGGAGTTTGTTGCCCGTGTGCAATCCTTTGATGAGTTCTACCACGCCATTTTTGAACACATCGAGTAAGTTCGGTAGCCTACGTTCTCAACTACAACCAGCTGAAGAATTAAACATTGACACCATTTCTTAAGTTCGATTGCATTAATTGGTAGCGATCATTTTGAACAGTTGCTTATATTCCACTAAATATCACTTGTTTGTACTTAAAGCAACTTAGTATTCAATCTAATATCACCAGTTTTATTTAAGGATATCTTACATTAAGCTTGTTCCTCTTCAGAATGTTTTGCGAGGAACGTGGTCAGTTGCAGTACAAGATACCAGATAAAAGAAACCCTTTTGAAGGCATATAGCGTGAGTAGAAACCATCTCTTTGTAAGGTGCTTAAAGTAGAAGCCTTTGTTCGGCTGCGGGCGCATGGGCCGGCCTCAGCAGAAGAGGGCGCAGGAGCGGCACAATGGGCCGGTGGAGGCTGGCCGGGAGCCTCTGCCCAGGCAGGCGTTCGGCCCGGTGGTGGCTGGCGGGCGTCGTGGGCTGGTTCTGTTGGAAGAGGCCCAGGGGCGCATGGCGCCAGGAGAGAGACGGCCCAGACGAGCGGCCAGGCCACAGCCGCACGGCGAGCGTGCATGGGCCAGCTCGTGGCGCTGGCAGCCCGTGCGGCTGGAGGAGATGCAGGCTGGGCGCGCGCTCGCGTGGGCTGGCGTGCCCGGCAGGCGCAGTACGCGGTGCTCCACGGCCCATGCGCGGGCGGCTGGACAGGAATCAGCCCAGGCGAGGGCGAGCGCGTGGCCACACGAGCAGGCCGGGGAGCGGAGGCTGGCCCAGGCGCGTGTGTCCGGCCGGCTCGAGACTCACGGCTCCAGCACGGAGTGCCCAGGAGCGCGGCCGGCAAGGAACGGCCAGTCTCTGACGACGCCAGTTGCGGGAGTGCCCAGGCGCGGGTGCGGCCCGGGTGGAGCAGTCCTGGGAGCCGTGGTTTGAGTGGATGCACGTGCCGGTGAAGCGTGAGGCGGTTGGAGATGGGCTGGTGGAGACGGCGCATGAGGTTTCGTTTGGTCGGTGGAACCAAATTGAATGCGATGTGATTGTTTTGGATAGCATGCAAGTGAACGGAATGATTAGTGATATATGTAGATTGTTTGGTTAAGTGTATAGGATTGGTACGAGAATGTTTTGAGTGGTTGTATAGAATGAGATGATTTGATATAAATTATGTTTAGTTGGTTAAATGAgttgattctgaatatgttgtATAggataacaaaaatatatataaataaagtattataaaaaatatttattttttcaccatataaactaggattgaaaataattttaaattagtctatcaaaaaaaatattagtgaatttttctagattttcaagaatttatttaatgtactaacaattgttagaagttataaaagtagtattttttagagaattttagtttcaattctacgatgattttttatgtgaatccaattaaaatatgttgTATATAGATTATAAAACATGTATAAaaagtttatgattttttttaaaacaaaaggCCACCGTTTTGATTTTTGAGCATTAGAcgaacatgaaaaaaaaaagtactgtTCACACAGACGACTCGCGTTCGGCTGATTTGAGCTTACGAGTTCGTTTAGCATCACAAGCGAATATCCCGGAATTTGGAAGAGTTGATCCAACTCAAGGAACAAAACGGACGCACCCGCCGATGCTGGACCAGCTGGTCTAGGATGGGACTAGGAACCAAACACATGGTTAGTTGCGCCCAGAGGTGTTCGATCGTTGGTCAACGTACCGTAGTGCAATACGGATACTTTGGTGGTGATGTTGCAGTGGGTGGTAAAGATGAAGAAACTAGCAATTAATGATATAAGAGTATGGGGTTAGTTGTGGCTGTTGTATGTGGCATGTTAACCTGCGGTGCGAGCTGATATCTTTGTATTGGAGAGGGTTTGTGTGTTTCAGAGGATTGATTCAAGTTGCATATACGAGGTTTTTGAAGTGTGGATCGAAGGATGTGAAGATGTATCAAAGGTTGAATTAAAAGGGAGTAGAGATATTCTTTATTTGCAATTGGAGTAATCTAATTAGTTTGTGATTGTAGAAGGCTATGGTATAAGATGTCGGTAAATTGTAACATACATAGTCGGGTGAAGGAGCAATGCTAATGTGGTGATTTTTATATGTGACTCGGAAAACAACAGTAAAAATTTTAGTATCAAGAATGTATTCAATTATGAGCATAGATGGTAGATTCAGTTGGCTTTTTTATGTCAAATTCTCTTCATGAAATCTGGTGATTATGTTTTTACCTACTTACGCAACGATGCAAGCTACCGCGATGTTGGAGTAGATGTTATTAAAATCAATATCTATAATAGAGTTATGTACTTCAAAGAGTTAGACATATGTCAAGACTAAAGATGAATCTAATTTCGCTCAAAAAGACTATACTTTGACTAAATAGGAATCTGATTTCGCTCAAAAAGACTATGCTCATAGAAGAGAAATGTGCTCAGTTGCAGTGAAGTCATTGAGATGAAGTTACAGAATTACAGTGTCTTTAGAAGACGGTGAGTATGAGTAAAACTCATCACACAGCTCTCGTTGAGCAGCAAAGGCAACAGCTTAAGTCTGGTGTAAATGGAGGTTTGCTTATGACAGCTTTAAAGTGACAGATTATTTGATAAGATGGAGTTTGTTGAAAATATATCGAATAATTATATAAAGTTGGTTATATACATGACTTGTAGTTGTATTAATGTTACATAGTGGAGTTAGAGTAGGACTTTAGGTGAAATCTTAATATGACTCATGTAATTAGgtctcctcataaatatga
This region includes:
- the LOC133910249 gene encoding putative calcium-binding protein CML19, translated to MVAATAEFSRVFSAFDRDDDGKISAAELRFCVKAALGEDLSAEDAEALVASADTDGDGVLSQEEFLKLVQLEMEEEERCRGLKEAFGMYEMKGEGCITPLSLKRMLSKLGAHQEIDECQAMICRFDLNGDGVLSFEEFKIMMHDA
- the LOC133908327 gene encoding putative calcium-binding protein CML19 translates to MIAALNRCSISSSEFSGAFASFDRDSDGKISAAELRLCMKATLGEDLSPEDAAALVSSVDTDGDGMLNEEEFLKRVDVDSMDDKEEERCGGLEEAFGMYEMKGEGCITLLSLKRMLSKLAAHQDVDECQAMICRFDLNGDGVLSFDELKTMMHH